A stretch of Komagataella phaffii GS115 chromosome 2, complete sequence DNA encodes these proteins:
- a CDS encoding DNA repair protein Nse1: MEYTDTHRALVQVFMENKMLTIPDIKEVLQAVNESDREISVNDTIKLINEKLHFLHLEIKSITLQDTTETVYCFVNTLPDKVMEFSTIFSVTEITILKKLIEMIMLHRSNDSDEEYYISRKEAIILIREQSSLQVNQANDLLHKLVENKWFERRGDKYTLSPLCLIELKDMLIEKYQTRKENGIVNICQLCEGIVTLGVRCTCYIRLHHDCFRKYNVINPQETCPNGHNLPQGMVGKIFYEVQENETNS; this comes from the coding sequence ATGGAATACACCGATACGCATAGAGCACTAGTTCAAGTATTTATGGAGAACAAGATGCTCACTATACCTGACATTAAGGAAGTACTGCAGGCTGTCAATGAAAGTGATAGAGAGATATCCGTCAACGACACCATCAAACTTATCAATGAGAAATTACATTTTCTCCATCTGGAAATAAAATCTATAACACTCCAAGATACTACGGAAACCGTGTATTGCTTTGTTAACACATTACCGGACAAAGTCATGGAATTCTCTACTATTTTCAGCGTCACGGAAATTACAATCCTGAAGAAGCTAATCGAAATGATAATGCTGCATCGTTCCAATGATTCCGATGAAGAGTATTATATCAGTAGGAAAGAGGCCATCATATTAATTAGAGAGCAATCTAGTCTACAGGTGAATCAAGCGAATGATCTGCTCCATAAATTGGTGGAGAATAAATGGTTCGAACGTCGTGGTGATAAATATACTCTTTCTCCATTATGTCTCATagagttgaaagatatgctaattgaaaaatatcaaactAGAAAGGAAAACGGAATCGTTAACATCTGTCAGCTATGTGAAGGAATAGTAACTTTAGGTGTCAGGTGCACTTGCTATATTCGTCTCCATCACGACTGTTTCAGAAAGTACAATGTCATTAACCCACAAGAAACATGTCCCAATGGCCACAATCTTCCGCAAGGTATGGTTGGAAAAATTTTCTACGAAGtacaagaaaatgaaaccAACTCATAA
- a CDS encoding Protein that localizes to chromatin and has a role in regulation of histone gene expression, with product MVRRRTPSQNNSVESSPRVRARHRRQTSDILTEEKHSNEEDEILPPRRKKQKVNYNEDAIFDQAYQDQDDDDGGDKLTNENVNENGHNDPTENTTVQVDQTDNNVKNEHSDKESEYNDSEDYNGDDQADSEFDGLTSEEERFAKRKADEEFIVKDDFDYDDSKSKGRRRARRTRSSRSKGSNSQSRKSRRQILDSEEEEDDANASQSVEVSDHAASSIQQELEDLKDSPPNTPPSRKLNLRNRKNVDYTIPPPLANEITELVNPPTPKKRAYSSHANRLKRLFPTVGPFGGSDVTSIFGQNVPGLTALNNDSSSSSEDEIAPINSKSNRKDPNAKFNTGPANMGKVIKSKKNSLADSDPLGVDMNIDFTSVGGLDNYINQLKEMVMLPLLYPEVYTRFHITPPRGVLFHGPPGTGKTLMARALAASCSTGNTKVTFFMRKGADCLSKWVGEAERQLRLLFEEAKNQQPSIIFFDEIDGLAPVRSSKQEQIHASIVSTLLALMDGMDNRGQVIVIGATNRPDSVDPALRRPGRFDREFYFPLPDLRARKEILQIQTKNWSPPLEPTFVEKLAELTKGYGGSDLRALCTEAALNSIQRKYPQVYQSQLKLQIDPSKIEVSSNDFMLALEKIIPSSARSIASPSNPLPKSLESLLKKNLDNIIAELHQSLPTEKRVTLLEDSQYVDYSSMGKNKFDRQELIQSLKRSRVYKPRLLISGGSGMGQIYLGPAILHHMEGYHVQSLDLGTLYNDSSNSSSTLEAVIVQKFMEAKKHKPSIVIVPSLDIWFRSVPDTVISTISALLRSADANDQLLILGLLDSSRLVAEEKQILLDVFEFKNVIELKYPDKDERRDYFEQIFAALNLKPIEFNEIDTRPRRKLRDLPQVQQESTVEANDKSTVKQLEKLDMRLKNMLKIKLSALMELFKQRYKRFRKPTIDDSYLVHLFHDYISNIHPEDQPYQRDGDMILEVATGKKFYNMDLDVIEERIWNGFYSEPKQFLKDVEMIYRDAREFGERERLLKASEMFANAQVGIEEIGDANFIKECKMMHARETERQRKYLQQSKNQLALDQAFINVHTDSKPEEAGQEDSTRILYESQQAETAEPGINPTSNSENLVPSLVEDTFMATSTQAPEGDQTVLVEDSELPGGSQNQLQAQIKPPNGIAVSDIFESTELLQPPLAESTKDIGATSASNEESVLEAKGETNSNASEPPNLDPDSGPDIQEFHARFNVNLEYDQEYANRLKELLVNKTVKFNIDQLQEHNSQLTKIIWDDRKQLNKKGTLTKIEEYINRI from the coding sequence ATGGTTCGCAGAAGGACGCCGTCCCAAAACAATTCCGTGGAATCGTCCCCCAGAGTTAGAGCTAGGCATCGTCGTCAAACGAGTGATATTCTCACCGAGGAGAAACATtccaacgaagaagatgagatTTTACCTCCCAGGCGTAAAAAGCAAAAGGTAAATTATAACGAGGATGCTATCTTTGACCAGGCATACCAGGATCAGGACGACGATGATGGCGGCGACAAGTTGACTAATGAAAATGTCAATGAAAATGGCCATAACGACCCTACTGAAAATACCACAGTCCAGGTTGACCAAACCGATAATAACGTGAAGAATGAACATAGCGATAAAGAAAGCGAATACAATGATTCTGAAGATTACAACGGCGATGATCAGGCTGACTCTGAATTTGATGGATTAACCTCTGAGGAGGAAAGATTCGCAAAGAGAAAGgctgatgaagagttcatAGTGAAGGACGATTTTGATTACGatgattccaaatccaagGGTCGTCGCAGAGCTCGAAGAACTCGCAGTTCCAGGTCAAAAGGCTCCAATTCTCAGTCCAGAAAGTCAAGAAGACAAATACTCGAttctgaagaggaagaggatgatgCTAACGCTTCCCAATCTGTAGAAGTTTCTGATCATGCCGCATCCTCGATCCAACAAGAGCTCGAAGATCTCAAGGATTCTCCTCCAAATACTCCCCCTTCCAGAAAGCTGAACCTGAGGAACAGGAAGAACGTTGATTATACTATCCCACCCCCACTTGCAAATGAGATAACTGAACTAGTGAACCCCCCAACTCCGAAAAAACGAGCATACAGTTCTCATGCCAATCGATTGAAGCGTCTGTTCCCCACTGTAGGTCCATTTGGAGGCAGTGATGTAACTTCAATCTTTGGTCAAAATGTACCTGGACTCACGGCATTAAATAACGACTCTAGCTCTTCATCTGAGGATGAAATTGCGCCGATCAACTCTAAAAGCAACAGGAAAGATCCTAATGCAAAATTTAATACCGGTCCAGCTAACATGGGTAAAGTtatcaaatcaaaaaagaactctTTGGCTGACTCAGATCCTTTAGGTGTCGATATGAACATTGATTTTACTAGCGTTGGAGGCTTGGACAATTACATTAATCAACTGAAGGAAATGGTTATGTTGCCTTTATTGTATCCTGAAGTTTACACACGTTTTCACATCACACCACCCCGTGGTGTTCTGTTTCACGGTCCTCCAGGAACTGGTAAGACTCTCATGGCTAGAGCGCTAGCCGCATCCTGTTCTACAGGAAATACAAAAGTTACATTTTTTATGCGCAAAGGTGCAGACTGCCTCTCCAAGTGGGTAGGAGAGGCAGAAAGGCAACTGAGACTactgtttgaagaagctaaAAACCAACAGCCAAGCATTATCTTTTTTGACGAAATTGATGGCTTGGCTCCGGTGAGGTCGTCGAAGCAAGAGCAGATCCACGCCTCCATCGTGTCTACACTTTTGGCCCTCATGGATGGGATGGACAATAGAGGTCAGGTCATTGTAATTGGTGCAACGAACCGCCCAGATTCAGTTGATCCCGCTCTCAGAAGACCTGGGCGATTTGATAGGGAGTTTTATTTCCCATTACCAGATCTCAGAGCAAGAAAggaaattcttcaaattcaaaccAAAAACTGGAGCCCTCCACTGGAACCAACTTTCGTCGAAAAACTTGCAGAATTGACAAAAGGTTACGGTGGTTCGGATTTGCGGGCTTTGTGCACGGAAGCAGCATTGAACAGTATCCAAAGAAAGTATCCTCAAGTTTATCAAAGCCAACTGAAATTACAAATAGACCCCTCCAAAATAGAAGTCTCCTCAAATGATTTCATGCTAGCTTTGGAGAAAATAATCCCTTCAAGTGCTCGATCTATTGCAAGCCCCAGTAACCCCCTTCCCAAGTCGTTGGAGTCCCTACTTAAAAAGAACCTAGACAATATAATAGCAGAATTACACCAATCTTTACCAACTGAAAAAAGGGTGACATTATTGGAGGATTCACAGTATGTTGACTATTCCAGCATGGGAAAAAATAAATTTGACAGACAGGAACTTATTCAGTCATTGAAACGATCCAGAGTTTATAAACCAAGATTATTGATTTCAGGTGGTTCAGGAATGGGACAAATATATCTCGGACCAGCTATTTTGCATCACATGGAAGGTTACCATGTCCAGTCGTTAGACTTGGGAACCCTGTACAATGATAGTTCCAATTCctcatcaactttggaagcGGTCATAGTACAAAAGTTCATGgaagcaaagaaacacaaaCCCTCAATAGTGATAGTTCCATCTTTGGATATTTGGTTTAGATCTGTTCCAGACACTGTTATTTCAACTATATCGGCTCTTTTAAGAAGTGCTGATGCCAATGATCAGCTCTTGATTTTAGGATTACTTGACTCCTCAAGACTGGTTGCggaagagaaacaaattttgTTGGATGTTTTCGAGTTCAAGAATGTAATTGAACTGAAATACCCAGataaagatgaaagaagagattATTTTGAGCAAATATTTGCTGCTCTTAATTTGAAGCCAATCGAGTTCAACGAAATTGATACTAGGCCTAGACGAAAGTTGAGGGACTTACCCCAAGTGCAACAGGAATCTACAGTAGAAGCAAATGATAAAAGCACAGtaaaacaattggaaaaactaGATATGAGACTCAAAAACATGTTGAAGATCAAACTGAGTGCTTTGATGGAACTATTCAAACAAAGGTATAAACGATTTAGAAAGCCCACCATTGATGATTCTTATCTGGTTCACTTGTTCCATGACTACATTAGCAACATTCATCCTGAAGATCAGCCCTATCAACGTGACGGAGACATGATATTAGAGGTTGCTACTGGGAAAAAGTTTTATAACATGGATCTTGATGTAAtagaagaaagaatttggaatGGCTTCTATAGTGAGCCAAAGCAATTTCTTAAAGACGTTGAAATGATTTACAGAGATGCACGCGAGTTTGGGGAACGTGAGAGACTATTGAAGGCTTCGGAAATGTTTGCAAATGCCCAAGTGGGAATAGAAGAAATAGGTGATGCTAATTTCATCAAGGAGTGTAAAATGATGCATGCAAGAGAGACagaaagacaaagaaaatatcttcaacaaagcaaGAATCAATTAGCACTGGATCAAGCCTTTATCAATGTGCACACAGACAGCAAGCCGGAAGAAGCCGGTCAAGAAGATTCTACAAGAATACTATACGAATCTCAGCAAGCAGAAACTGCAGAACCAGGCATCAATCCAACTTCGAATTCAGAGAATTTGGTCCCTTCtcttgttgaagatacttTTATGGCGACTAGCACCCAGGCTCCAGAGGGAGATCAGACCGTATTGGTTGAAGATTCAGAACTGCCTGGTGGATCGCAGAATCAATTGCAGGCTCAAATAAAACCGCCTAATGGAATAGCGGTGAGCGACATCTTTGAGTCTACTGAGCTTCTTCAGCCCCCATTAGCTGAAAGTACCAAAGATATTGGGGCCACAAGTGCTTCTAATGAGGAATCCGTGCTAGAGGCCAAGGGTGAGACTAACTCGAATGCGAGTGAACCACCCAACCTTGATCCTGACTCCGGACCGGACATTCAAGAGTTCCACGCAAGATTCAATGTTAATTTAGAGTATGATCAAGAATATGCCAATAGGCTCAAAGAGCTTCTGGTAAATAAAACTGTAAAGTTCAACATAGATCAACTGCAGGAGCATAATTCTCAGTTAACTAAGATTATCTGGGACGACCGAAAgcaattgaacaaaaaagGGACTTTGACTAAAATAGAAGAGTATATTAACAGGATTTAA